The proteins below are encoded in one region of Alistipes communis:
- a CDS encoding TonB-dependent receptor yields MKNLYNIRKSLWILFCCMSLLAANGIPATLHAQERKRLTVEMTDAPILDVLKAIEAQSELSFFYNNNLIDPTLRITVSKRDAPIPEVLNRVFAGTPYAYRIVDKQVLISKKEDAPKPDKPLKIQGRVIDSKGGPIVGATVVNMRTLQGTVTDSDGRFELTVSALTEELTFNYIGFKTKVLPASNAEEVRLEEATVLEDVVVVGYGTVKRVNLTGSVATIDMREKANQPITNTAQAMYNTPGVWINQNNAKPGADGGTIRIRGVNTLSSANPLVLLDGVEYDINEINPADIESISVLKDASAAIYGSKASNGVILITTKKGVKGAPVINYRANFGVQYATYLPDPIDDPILYMRLRNQAEINSGKAPSGVSYSEAVIKEYQEGMKTNPDVYPATNWFDICLKPAFVHQHDLRISGGTERLDYSMAVGYMKQDGVFIANDWADRISMDLKLGIQLNKYIKVGGSLYGNMRHYTEPGYGTNKVMDAMMRAIPIMSDYHKNGIYGSSWIATPGRGNYENPRMIIEQGSIDRRVQQLLAKAFVKLTLPYGITYDANFSFRKRDTRSKDHVPAMYTMNPKTEEVRNYNSAVPRVKDWDAWATGSFFTQTLGWEGNFRDEHHIGVMVGQDYQEFYNDNFQAYKEGFYDNYHTDLNSASGQVNAQATGASSREKLVSVFGRLSYDYKQRYLVSAVFRYDGSSRLAPDHRWAFFPSVSLAWRIDQENFMKNAEFIDQLKPRFSWGKMGNQAVSLYSYLSSVNTSGYDYSFDGTKYGGAAISALADNTITWEETTSYDAGIDFSAFGNRVLFSADWFLKRTEGILRTVNLPSQVGDLSGPKSNVGVVDNKGIELSLTLRDSWGDFSAGISGNFSYTRNEIVDLNGETEINGRLICKEGYPINSWYLLETDGVFQNQSEIDNAQAVYGNRANLRPGYVKYVNQNNDNTIDGNDRVIAGNTIPRFAYGFNLNFGWKGFAVEAQFQGVGDVSVYPSSNMAFGLYNGAGLTKQWVRDSWSATNRNTEYPLLTTYPEAGENFQNSTLWLQDASYLRLKNIQLSYTFPKQLVGRIGIKGLQVYVSGQNLVTFSDFKIWDPEISISQVNLFSYPILKTISFGINLTL; encoded by the coding sequence ATGAAAAACCTTTACAACATCCGGAAAAGCCTCTGGATCCTGTTTTGCTGCATGTCGCTCCTTGCAGCAAACGGCATCCCCGCAACGCTTCATGCACAGGAGAGGAAGAGGTTGACCGTCGAAATGACGGACGCTCCGATCCTCGACGTGCTCAAAGCCATCGAAGCGCAAAGCGAACTCTCCTTTTTCTACAACAACAATCTGATCGATCCCACGCTGCGCATCACCGTATCGAAACGCGACGCTCCAATCCCGGAAGTGCTCAACCGTGTGTTCGCCGGTACGCCCTACGCCTACCGGATCGTCGACAAACAGGTGCTTATTTCGAAAAAAGAGGATGCGCCGAAACCCGACAAACCGCTGAAAATCCAAGGACGGGTCATCGATTCGAAAGGGGGCCCGATCGTAGGCGCCACTGTCGTCAACATGCGCACGCTCCAAGGCACGGTGACAGACTCCGACGGGCGCTTCGAACTGACGGTTTCCGCCCTGACGGAGGAGCTGACCTTCAACTATATCGGGTTCAAGACCAAAGTACTTCCGGCATCGAACGCCGAAGAGGTCCGTCTGGAAGAGGCTACCGTTCTCGAAGACGTCGTGGTCGTAGGCTACGGCACGGTCAAGCGCGTGAATCTCACCGGCTCGGTCGCCACGATCGATATGCGGGAAAAGGCCAACCAACCCATCACCAACACCGCGCAGGCGATGTACAACACCCCGGGCGTGTGGATCAACCAGAACAACGCCAAACCCGGCGCCGACGGAGGCACGATCCGCATCCGCGGCGTCAATACGCTCAGCAGCGCCAATCCGCTCGTGCTGCTCGACGGCGTGGAATACGACATCAACGAAATCAATCCGGCCGACATCGAATCGATCTCCGTGCTGAAAGACGCTTCGGCGGCCATCTACGGTTCGAAAGCCTCGAACGGCGTGATTCTCATCACCACGAAAAAGGGCGTCAAAGGCGCTCCGGTAATCAACTATCGGGCCAATTTCGGCGTACAATACGCCACCTACCTCCCCGACCCGATCGACGATCCGATCCTCTACATGCGTTTGCGCAATCAGGCAGAAATCAATTCGGGCAAGGCGCCCTCGGGAGTCTCCTATTCCGAAGCCGTCATCAAGGAGTATCAGGAGGGCATGAAAACCAATCCCGACGTCTACCCTGCGACCAACTGGTTCGACATTTGCCTCAAACCGGCCTTCGTCCACCAACACGATCTGCGCATCTCGGGCGGAACCGAACGGCTCGATTACAGCATGGCCGTAGGCTACATGAAGCAGGACGGCGTATTCATCGCCAACGACTGGGCCGACCGGATTTCGATGGACCTGAAACTCGGCATCCAGCTCAACAAATACATCAAGGTCGGCGGATCGCTCTACGGAAACATGCGTCACTACACGGAGCCGGGATACGGCACGAACAAGGTAATGGACGCCATGATGCGTGCCATTCCGATCATGTCCGACTACCATAAAAACGGCATCTACGGGTCGAGTTGGATCGCCACCCCGGGCCGCGGCAATTACGAGAATCCCCGCATGATCATCGAGCAGGGTTCGATCGACCGCCGCGTACAACAGCTGCTGGCCAAGGCGTTCGTGAAGCTGACGCTCCCTTACGGCATCACCTACGACGCCAATTTCAGCTTCCGCAAACGCGACACCCGCAGCAAAGACCACGTTCCGGCCATGTACACCATGAATCCCAAGACCGAAGAGGTCCGCAACTACAACTCGGCGGTGCCGCGCGTCAAGGACTGGGATGCCTGGGCGACGGGCAGTTTCTTCACCCAGACGCTGGGCTGGGAAGGGAACTTCCGCGACGAACACCACATCGGCGTCATGGTGGGCCAGGACTATCAGGAGTTCTACAACGACAATTTCCAAGCCTACAAGGAGGGATTCTACGACAACTACCACACCGATCTCAACTCCGCTTCGGGACAGGTCAACGCTCAGGCCACCGGCGCCTCCTCGCGCGAAAAGCTGGTCTCGGTTTTCGGACGTCTCTCCTACGACTACAAGCAGCGTTACCTCGTGAGCGCCGTCTTCCGCTACGACGGTTCGTCGCGTCTGGCCCCCGACCACCGTTGGGCCTTCTTCCCCTCGGTCTCGCTGGCATGGCGCATCGACCAGGAGAACTTCATGAAGAACGCGGAGTTCATCGACCAGCTCAAACCGCGTTTCTCGTGGGGTAAGATGGGCAACCAGGCCGTCTCGCTATACAGTTACCTGAGCTCGGTCAACACGTCGGGCTACGATTACAGCTTCGACGGCACGAAATACGGCGGCGCAGCCATCTCCGCTCTTGCCGACAACACGATCACCTGGGAGGAAACGACCTCCTACGATGCCGGAATCGACTTTTCGGCCTTCGGCAACCGCGTTCTATTCTCGGCCGACTGGTTCCTCAAACGCACCGAAGGCATCCTGCGCACGGTCAACCTGCCCTCGCAGGTCGGCGATCTGAGCGGCCCGAAGAGCAACGTGGGCGTGGTGGACAACAAAGGCATCGAGCTCTCGCTCACGCTGCGCGACTCGTGGGGCGACTTCTCGGCAGGCATCTCGGGCAACTTCTCCTACACGCGCAACGAAATCGTGGATCTCAACGGCGAGACCGAAATCAACGGCCGGCTGATCTGCAAGGAGGGGTATCCGATCAATTCGTGGTACCTGCTCGAAACCGACGGCGTCTTCCAGAACCAGTCGGAGATCGACAACGCGCAGGCCGTCTACGGCAACCGCGCCAACCTGCGCCCCGGCTACGTGAAATACGTCAACCAGAACAACGACAACACCATCGACGGCAACGACCGCGTCATCGCCGGCAACACGATACCTCGGTTCGCCTACGGCTTCAACCTCAACTTCGGATGGAAGGGCTTCGCCGTCGAAGCGCAGTTCCAGGGCGTCGGCGACGTGTCGGTCTACCCGTCGAGCAACATGGCCTTCGGCCTCTACAACGGCGCAGGTCTGACCAAACAATGGGTGAGGGATTCGTGGAGCGCCACCAACCGCAATACCGAATATCCGCTGCTGACGACCTACCCCGAAGCGGGCGAGAACTTCCAGAATTCGACGCTATGGCTTCAGGACGCCTCCTACCTGCGTCTGAAAAACATCCAACTGAGCTACACTTTTCCCAAGCAGCTCGTCGGACGCATCGGTATCAAGGGCTTGCAGGTCTACGTCAGCGGTCAGAACCTCGTCACCTTCTCGGACTTCAAGATCTGGGACCCCGAAATTTCGATCTCGCAGGTCAACTTGTTCTCCTACCCGATCCTGAAAACCATCAGCTTCGGCATCAACCTCACCCTATAA
- a CDS encoding RNA polymerase sigma-70 factor — protein MEKRPFQNPTEQMLDRFRQGDAKAFASLYRTHWNQVFRFSRLYLKNDEDAEDVVQEVFIRLWQIHERIHPDGNFSGLLFIITRNLIFNRFHKQINPLSFKVSVLAALESSDDIESEVSARDLAEYIDRLIDLMPARQRQVFNMSRREHKSYREIAEELNLSQKTVEAHMHEALRFLRDNLALLLWLALFNDGPVC, from the coding sequence ATGGAAAAGCGACCCTTTCAGAATCCGACAGAACAGATGCTCGACCGCTTCCGGCAAGGCGATGCCAAAGCATTCGCCAGTCTCTATCGCACCCACTGGAATCAGGTTTTCCGTTTCAGCCGCCTCTACCTGAAAAACGACGAGGATGCGGAGGACGTCGTACAGGAGGTGTTCATCCGTTTGTGGCAGATTCACGAACGCATCCACCCCGACGGCAATTTTTCGGGACTGCTTTTCATCATCACGCGCAATCTGATCTTCAACCGCTTTCATAAACAGATCAACCCGTTGAGTTTCAAGGTATCCGTCCTCGCAGCCCTCGAATCATCCGACGACATCGAATCCGAAGTGAGCGCCCGCGACCTTGCGGAATACATCGACCGACTGATCGACCTGATGCCCGCCCGTCAGCGGCAAGTCTTCAACATGAGCCGCCGCGAGCACAAGAGCTACCGGGAGATCGCAGAAGAACTGAACCTTTCGCAAAAAACCGTCGAAGCGCACATGCACGAAGCGCTGCGTTTCCTGCGCGACAACCTCGCGCTGCTGCTCTGGCTCGCGCTTTTCAACGACGGACCGGTCTGCTAA
- a CDS encoding FecR family protein: MTDIKTLVRKLLAGKLPQKEMPELWQRHDVTQYMQREWDRCAKPAEDDLLRESRIWERIVARTMPHEKIRRRGGVRTAWLSRSYGAAASIMLAIGAGLTLVNLLWRPAPEIIHTLYSGNQSTEQVALPDGSTLWLGANSSCRYAADFSGRERRVELNGQGFFEVAEDPSRPFVVSSNGIDVTALGTAFEVFSDLGGRHVEAILRNGSVRVSLPGVTKQTFTLSPDQKFTYSADTRKVIVSRVDAQRYTLWHERMSLSFENQPLSVILPRLERWYNCHIDCPEEIATRYHYTFSLSDETLDRTLQLLQSSTDQTPLFYRRDGMYVRIYEK; the protein is encoded by the coding sequence ATGACAGATATAAAAACGCTCGTCCGCAAACTGCTCGCCGGCAAACTCCCGCAGAAAGAGATGCCGGAACTCTGGCAGCGGCACGACGTCACGCAATACATGCAGCGCGAATGGGATCGTTGCGCAAAACCGGCCGAAGACGACCTCCTGCGCGAAAGCCGTATCTGGGAACGCATCGTCGCCCGCACGATGCCGCATGAAAAAATCCGGCGGAGGGGAGGGGTACGCACCGCATGGCTTAGCCGGAGCTACGGCGCCGCCGCTTCAATCATGCTGGCCATAGGTGCAGGACTCACCCTCGTCAACCTGCTGTGGCGTCCCGCTCCGGAAATCATCCACACCCTGTACAGCGGGAACCAAAGCACCGAACAGGTAGCGCTGCCCGACGGTTCGACCCTCTGGCTCGGAGCCAACTCCTCGTGCCGGTACGCCGCGGATTTTTCGGGCAGGGAACGACGGGTGGAGCTCAACGGCCAGGGGTTCTTCGAGGTGGCGGAAGATCCCTCCCGACCGTTCGTCGTGAGCAGCAATGGCATCGACGTCACGGCTCTGGGAACGGCTTTCGAAGTCTTTTCCGATCTCGGGGGCCGGCACGTGGAGGCCATCTTGCGCAACGGCAGCGTACGTGTATCCCTCCCCGGAGTAACGAAACAGACCTTCACGCTCTCGCCCGACCAGAAATTCACCTACTCCGCCGACACACGCAAAGTGATCGTCAGCCGGGTAGACGCCCAACGCTACACGCTTTGGCACGAGCGCATGTCATTGAGTTTCGAGAACCAACCCCTGTCGGTCATCCTGCCGCGCCTCGAAAGATGGTACAACTGCCATATCGACTGTCCCGAAGAGATCGCGACACGCTACCACTACACGTTCTCGCTGAGCGACGAGACACTCGACCGCACCTTGCAGCTTCTCCAATCCTCGACCGACCAGACACCGCTCTTCTACCGACGCGACGGTATGTACGTGCGCATCTACGAAAAATAA